The proteins below are encoded in one region of Pygocentrus nattereri isolate fPygNat1 chromosome 13, fPygNat1.pri, whole genome shotgun sequence:
- the cbx7b gene encoding chromobox protein homolog 7 isoform X2, with translation MELSAIGEQVFAVESIIKKRVRKGHVEYLLKWKGWPPKYSTWEPEEHILDPRLVLAYEEKEHRDKAVGWRKRGPKPKRLFVQNIYTMDLRSAQKAADKSPARLHLSLTRSLDPQIDHMDQKFQAKGGTIYRQLVQHKRKKRSSRDPSVEDWGGREEEEEDEEEDESTREEELETDRATPNSNVATEGWSSIIGSKEVTVSPMHEEWRPVMGPEEVTVTDVTINSLTVTFREALVAKGFFRSWELEF, from the exons GGGCATGTGGAATATTTACTAAAGTGGAAGGGGTGGCCTCCAAA GTACAGTACCTGGGAGCCTGAGGAGCATATCCTAGATCCTCGGCTTGTTCTAGCATATGAGGAGAA AGAGCACCGGGACAAAGCAGTGGGCTGGCGTAAGAGGGGACCCAAGCCAAAGCGTCTTTTTGTGCAG AACATTTACACCATGGACCTCCGCAGTGCACAGAAAGCTGCAGACAAGTCTCCTGCACGTCTGCAcctttctctcactcgctcactcgaCCCACAGATCGACCACATGGACCAGAAGTTCCAGGCCAAGGGAGGCACCATATATCGGCAACTAGTCCAGCacaagaggaaaaagagaagctCCAGAGACCCATCGGTAGAGGACtggggggggagagaggaggaggaggaggatgaggaggaagatGAGAGCACTAGAGAGGAAGAGTTGGAGACTGACAGAGCCACTCCAAACA GTAATGTGGCGACAGAGGGTTGGAGTTCAATAATTGGATCCAAGGAAGTGACAGTGTCTCCAATGCATGAAGAATGGAGGCCGGTCATGGGTCCAGAGGAGGTAACAGTGACAGATGTCACCATAAATTCACTGACAGTTACTTTTAGGGAGGCGCTGGTTGCAAAGGGCTTCTTCAGAAGCTGGGAACTGGAGTTCTAA
- the cbx7b gene encoding chromobox protein homolog 7 isoform X1 — protein sequence MELSAIGEQVFAVESIIKKRVRKGHVEYLLKWKGWPPKYSTWEPEEHILDPRLVLAYEEKEHRDKAVGWRKRGPKPKRLFVQNIYTMDLRSAQKAADKSPARLHLSLTRSLDPQIDHMDQKFQAKGGTIYRQLVQHKRKKRSSRDPSVEDWGGREEEEEDEEEDESTREEELETDRATPNSSCFSFSGNVATEGWSSIIGSKEVTVSPMHEEWRPVMGPEEVTVTDVTINSLTVTFREALVAKGFFRSWELEF from the exons GGGCATGTGGAATATTTACTAAAGTGGAAGGGGTGGCCTCCAAA GTACAGTACCTGGGAGCCTGAGGAGCATATCCTAGATCCTCGGCTTGTTCTAGCATATGAGGAGAA AGAGCACCGGGACAAAGCAGTGGGCTGGCGTAAGAGGGGACCCAAGCCAAAGCGTCTTTTTGTGCAG AACATTTACACCATGGACCTCCGCAGTGCACAGAAAGCTGCAGACAAGTCTCCTGCACGTCTGCAcctttctctcactcgctcactcgaCCCACAGATCGACCACATGGACCAGAAGTTCCAGGCCAAGGGAGGCACCATATATCGGCAACTAGTCCAGCacaagaggaaaaagagaagctCCAGAGACCCATCGGTAGAGGACtggggggggagagaggaggaggaggaggatgaggaggaagatGAGAGCACTAGAGAGGAAGAGTTGGAGACTGACAGAGCCACTCCAAACA GCTCCTGCTTCTCTTTCTCAGGTAATGTGGCGACAGAGGGTTGGAGTTCAATAATTGGATCCAAGGAAGTGACAGTGTCTCCAATGCATGAAGAATGGAGGCCGGTCATGGGTCCAGAGGAGGTAACAGTGACAGATGTCACCATAAATTCACTGACAGTTACTTTTAGGGAGGCGCTGGTTGCAAAGGGCTTCTTCAGAAGCTGGGAACTGGAGTTCTAA